The following DNA comes from Erigeron canadensis isolate Cc75 chromosome 3, C_canadensis_v1, whole genome shotgun sequence.
ACCAATGGTGACCACACAAAAATTGAAGTCCAAAATTTGCGTATACACAAAACGTACATATACAACTTGCTCAATTTCACCGTGACCATCAgtccaccaccacaccgccaCACGCATACTCCAccagttatataaataatatctatatctatcacaAAGTCGTTCCGTTGATAAAAATGGCAGCCGGAAGTACTAGCACAAACGTGCCGTGCCCTCACGTAATCGGGTCAACAGTAGTGGAGCTTTCTAGAAACAACCGGACCTTAGCTCCATCTCAGCTGGCTCGTATTTCTTGTAAAAACAGCGCCAATAACGGACTTCCCATAAAAGGCGGGGACCGAAGGCTGACGTCATCTAGATCATTAGGAGTTGAAGGACCTTCTTGTTTATTTGTTGGTCCAATTGAAAGCGCCAGTCAAGAAACACTTGAAGCCCTGTATCGTCAAGTATGTATCTCTATatctatttctatatctatatatctatatctgtatgtATAATGAACATTTTGTAATTGAATTTTTATCGTGTTAGGATATTGATTCCATAGATGTTAATTGAAgctgttatgtgtttatgtatagatatatgcaATTAGGGGTGGGATAAATAGCTAATTTGAGTCCAAAAAAagtccatgtaacttacacatgtataagttaactccgaccaccaccatcatcatctccggccaccaccatgtTCCTCAGGTGACgtcgaccatctccggcgagacttacacatgtgtaagtacaacttacacatgtgtaagttaactgtCCGACTATGATGGTGCCTGGTGAtggttgtcaaaaattatgattcggagcgggcttcgcccttaaggatattcataaaccaaagttggtgggggtgataggtcattgagggtgataggtcatagggggtgaccggtgatgggtgatctacctaacgggctccaaccttagccgctatggctccgcccttggccactGCCATagtgccatggattgacgggctccgcctttaaccttcattgttgtgtacataagttgtacttacacatgtgtaagtctcgccggagatggtcgtcatcgccggatgatcatggtggtggtcggagatgatggtggtggtggtaggaggtggTTGGAATTGGAGGAGATAgaagaaaatcaatggactttTTTTGGACCAAAATAAGctggactcattttatctttcccttatgcaaatatatatatatatatatatatattgttgtagtTAGATTAGAATTTTAATTGACCAAATTACGACTATATGCGGCTTGTTAATTATTTTGGACATTAGGTGTTTGTTTGCCGAATGAATAGTTTACGGAAAAGTAGTGAAAGGTTAGCGACTTCATGGATAAAGTCATCGTATTTGTGATTGTTTGAGTTAAGTCGTTTTTTAAGGATTATATATAAGTCTAGAACAAAGAAACCCAAAGGGACAAATGTGAGGGGTTTATCTGTTAAGTCACCATGTGTAGTAGATTAATACAGtagcttttgtttttttcccatGAGTTCCATGTCGTTAAAATAAGTAAATGACAATGTTACGCTGTTTTTTTGACACAAGAGTTCATATTGAAGACAATACCTACTTACCTAGGTTACATTTGTTTCCATGTAACATGGCAattaagaaaagataaaaaggcCATCTTTTGATGAAAGACAACAGGTTTCTAAGTTTCTATGCTTTTGTAACAAATGCTGATGAGTTTCTGTTGGCTTGATTCAACATGATATTCTTCAGTGGTCAAAGGGAAGACTTTTTGAAGTGTGCTATTGGAAGGTTTTAAGCTTCTATGAAAGATTAATATGGTAGGCttttgatatgatcccacatcggccaaatataggattggttggtggtttttaagcctaggtgtcccctcatcctttgagctagcttttgggagtgagttctacacctagcttaggGCATGATGcaagcctattatgggatgggttcgtatcagcTTTTTTGTGTACCTATTTAAGATCATTAACTGGTCATTTATGGCAAGTGATTGAACAAATAATAACAAAGTTGTATATTAATTTTGCAAGTCTATTTTTATACAATAAGAGTAGTTAGAGAAAACCTAAATGGTTGCAATATTGAGGAATGGTCAAACACTTGAATAGTTTAAAGTTGCCTGAAGTCAGATTTTAATGTCTGCGACCTTCTAATTACTAAATGGTGTTTTTCAACAATTTAGAATTGTGTTGTAATAGTGATGTTTGGTGTAACTGTTAGTTTAAGCActcataaattataaacaaaataaaagggACCAAAAAAGTGTTTAATCAACCTGAACCGTGTTGACATAATTGAAAATGGCTTGCTTGGAATCGATTCAAAAAATGACCCTTTTGACCGATACGAGATTGGTTCAAGGTGATATATTGGTTCAAGGTGGTCCACCGATACGAGATTTCACTTATGGGGAACGTAAGTTGAGAGAAATCACGAGGAGGAACACAAGATTTTGGTCGGAATAAAATATCATCAAGAGCCAACACCTGGGACAAAAGACGATGCCAAGTGGCTCAAGGCACCTTCCTTATGTTATAATATATAGACATGAGTTTGCTTCTGGCTAACATATGTTGGTTAGTTAACATTTATAACAGCAATGATCCATTCTTCACAGTGACTAAAACATTGACCAACTTCAATACATTATCATCATAAAAGTGCTATGTCCCAACCAATAAGAGACAACTGTGATTTCTTTCATGGGTGGATGGATGTTGTACCATTCAATAGGAAGCAATAACTAATCCAATGCATGTCTAGTATTGCACACTTAATTCCAGTGAAACTGGGTAACTGTGTTTCTGACTAAACCACTTTTACCCATGTTACAGAGGTTTTAAGTTACCATGATCTCTTTCATGTTTGTGTACGAGATATTCTTTTAAAGCTGATTCATGAATTAATTGGTACCATGTTGTCttgtttgtttttcatatatttactGTTCATTAATGACTATGTTCCTCATATTTTTCATGAAACATCTTGGATTAGGCACGGGATGCTTATTATAGTGGAAAACCATTGATAGTTGATGACATGTTTGATAGGGTAGAGGTAATCTCAAACCCTTTTTTACAATTGTGGTTATCAATCTTCATTTACTATACTTATAGAGAACGGGAAATTGTAACAGTTAAAGTTGCGGTGGTATGGTTCGAAGTATGTTGTCAAGTATCCACGTTGCAGTTTAAGGCAACAGTCAACTTATGCGGATGCTGAGGTAATTTTCGTTTCCATCTTttgtttttctctctttttaatTTGCGAATTAACTATTCACTCATTAAAACGTTGTATGACGTGGATGTAGGGCAGGAAGATCCTGCTCAGGTTTTTGCATTAGCAAGTGTGTGGTTATtgtttcttggatttggaagtTCAGCTTGTCTAGTGCCTGTTGTCTACACTATTGGTCAAGCCTTCAAAGATGCACTAGATTCTGGATTTGCCATGAGTAGTCAAGCTCCAGTGATTGAATTTTTCGCCATGATGAATGGCATGCTTGTAATGATGCTGGGTTCCTTGATAGGCTATCCAGTTGCCACCGCTTCTGgtaataattaatttacttttatatgtGTTACGTTATTATAAATATCTGCAAATTAAAACAGGAATATTATGAAGATCTACTAGAAAAAAAGCATCTGTTAGGATAGGATTTTACACTTAATATTTCATAACGTCATTTTTTATAATCAATTactttctattttatatattgcATATTCTTCTGTTAATTCTGAGCAGTTGGAGCACTTCAAGGCCTTTGGAAAAATGACTTGGTTGCAATTAAAGGTGCATGCCCAAATTGCGGGGAGGAGGTTAGTTTCAACTAAAACTCCATTTTATCTGAATGTTTtggtttatctttgttttagtGGCTCATGAGACCTTTATTTACAGCTTGAagtatctttttaatttgtagGTATTTGCTTTCGTGAGATCGAATAAGTTCAATTATTCCCCACATAAAGCTGAATGTCATGTGTGTGAATGCTTATTAGAATTCCGCACCAAAGTTGAGGTAATTACTGTATTCATTATTCAAGAATCATTTTTAGGAAAATGTTATCAGAATAAGCAAAAAGTTATTGCATGTTTCTAAAACTTGTTTGAACAAGGGGATTAGTTCTTGTTACAACAACAATTGTACCCAATCCCGGTACGAGCgaggtatgggggaggtgagatCTAGACGGTCTTACCTATACCTAGGGTAGAGTGACTGCTCTTGATATTTACGATAACTTACATAGtcgattatattttttttttgcatctTTGCCTCTAGGCCGACTGCGCACCAAACTTCGGACtcttatgtttatatttacttgGGTTTCTAGCATTTCTCTTAATCATATcagtattatttatatttatattttatgtgcAGAGACCCATAGCAAGACCAGGGAAAAGATGGGTTTATGGTCGAATATATTTGATACGAAGAAGACGAATGAACAGAGAGCAAAGATGgacttaataaactaattttcgAATATCATGATTCTTTGGTCATTTGTATTTTTAGACAAAGCTAATGGTCTCAAGCAAGTGCTTATAAAACTAGCAAGATATTTGTAAAATGTGCATGGTAGCTATGATATCCTGTAAATATAAATTACAGGACTCAGTTGAAACTCTATGGAAAAAATTGAGTTTCGAAAGTTACAGATTCATAACAATGTCATGAAAACACACTTGTATCTATTTGTATTGTACATGTTAGTTGACAACGTGCACTACTGCAGTGTATTCACACTTGTACCCACATCCATTTTGTTTGAAGCTTGACGTTGGTCTCAGAGATCGTAGAAAAGCATCAGTTTATGGTCGCCAAACTCGTTACTTAATCGATTGTGTGGAATTTCAGACTCACGAAAGTGTAGTAAAACTACTTTTATTCTTAATTTCGTGTGAAATCAcaactttcttcttcttccaaacCCATCAATAGCAAAGTAAAAATATCAATAacgaataaatatataaaattataggattccaaaggaagaaaaattCGGTTTGTACTTTTGTATAAGAGATGATGATATCGGAGCTCCCTTTTGAATTAGGAGAGATGCTTACATCTTTACGAacaatatacaaacaaaaaatcaGTGTTTTCCATAAGACAATCTTCAACCCAAACCTCGTTTTGTATTATATCCAGTCCTCAATTTTAGATTGTCATACGGGGATTTAATCGAAACTGGCTAAAGTGGCATGAGTCATGCCTGTGTAGGATACCGAACCTCAAACTTTTATAACTCAATTTTATCACCCCACCTtttaattataaagaaaaaaaaaaacaaaaaacgacACAAACTTTAACACCGAGCTCCAATGCAAAGATTTTAGAACTGGAGCCCTAATGACTTACAGACTCATTTAGATACAAGGCTttgattgttatttttattatttttgtaatattaatttGGTTTCTGATTCTATTTAAAGTTCTTGTTTCTTTAaccttttttgaattttattatgacgtgttgtatttttttactaaaagtTCTGTCTCGAATGCACACAACAAAATGGGAAGGGTTGCCGACAATACCgttgattttgagtttttttattttaatgttggaaaatgattgatcaaTCTAACCAAAacaacctaataatcaacctaaGTACATGATGATGACATTTGGCATAATCAAAGAAAGAGATTGAGAGAGATAATGAGTGGTTTACACATGTCATGTGATAAAAGCTttaggttgattattaggttaatCTTTAAGTTGATATATCATTAGTAAAATGTTTTATGCCTATTGCCTCCCAATATGATTATGATCTCGGGGGCATTCTTACTTCTTTTATCTATGCCCAATACTACTTTGCtttgatttatttctttttcattaaaaGTGTTTTCTCTAATGCACGCTCATTGGCCAATTCGTACATGTTCTACATAGAGAATGTGTTTTGGTCAGTACTCTTTGTTTGGTTGTATTTTGTAGGTTTTTATTACGTTTTTATGTCTTTTATGGCTTTGTAAGCTTTTTTTAGGTCGAACATGTGACATGAAAGCTTTTGGGGCTTAATCCGAGTTAAAACGCAGTTCAATATGATGATCATGTGAAGCGAGGTTGCCAAAGTtatgatatattgatatcactAATTCATATTTGCACTGCCGGCTCTGATATACAAAAAATTCGACTAGCTTCTGTTGGATATTTCATATTTGCACTGCCGGCTCTAATATACAAATGGGTTAGGCATGTGCTTTGGGCCCCCAAATTTATAAGGCTTCAAATTTTAATCTAGATTTAGATTTTAATTTACTAGGTTTTTTTATTAggtatttttaacataaagaaGTAACTAGTAGGACACCACAAATATGTGTATGCGTATGGATTAGTCTCCAACCATAGTTCAAATGAATCTTCAATGAAATATTATTCTTCTATCTTTCCTGTATGGTTGTATAGTTTCTTCTAGTTTATCTTAGAAACATTATCTTTCTATGTATTGATTTGATTAGTAGTAATAATTTATCTCGTGTAATTTATTCATGTGTATATTGTGTTTACTACATCGCCGTCTCACTATTTGGTTTTGAACTTCGAATTTGTATCTTATGTCCGAATAAAAGAGGAGAATTTTGTTAGAGATTTTAAAAAGAAAGCCTTCAAAATAAATTTCCTTTAAGGCCAAAAAAAACGTTCTGACTCTGGATATTTGGATTCATGGTTGGGCGACAAAATAACTCTCCGTGGGTTGAGATACAATCCCAGTGTTGTATTATTTGTGGGCTTTAAATCACTAGCCCAGTCTTAGTGGGCTAATATGTTTTTTCTGGAGTGGGTAGAAGTCAGAACACACCATCCATAGTCTATAGCAATATAGCATACACACAAAGTCTCCAACTCTAAGTTTTGGGATTATTTTGTTGGCTGGGTTGACCTagctcaacacacacacacattcacTTATTTAATTTGTGATTAAATTTGGTCGATCCACTTGTCACTGggtacctttttttttgttggactTGACTACTAGAGCAATGTCCAAGACCCACTAGCACACACCACAACGCTTTCTTACTttgtttttctatattttaCAACCAGGAAGCAATCTTTATGTAGAGAGAATCGGATTAAAAAagtaaacatattttttttccataaatgTCCTTTGTGGTTCTCAAATATCCCTCTacacactacaacactaaaATACCATATGGTTTTAAAACAATCAACAAAgtcttataatttatatttttgacacTTTGTAACCACTGTATTCATCCAAAAATGTGGTTATAAAATTCCACCGCAATGCACGAGTACTATAGATACAGTCATAAGTTTTGAACCCATCATGCGTTCAGTCGGCCAATTCAACCAGCAACTGTTGAGACAGAATAACCGTTAAACCGGTAAGAATCATCATCACCAACTCTATTACAATCCTAAATCTTAAGCCACCATTTTCCACCCCATCATCCACTTCTTTTAATGTCATCCACCGCCAACTCTAGTTAGGATGTTTGTTCGAGTAAAATGAATTTTTATGAGCAATGTCACATGTGAATGTTACGGGTATAAAATGTAGTtgtattatttaaattatattatataaatatatactgtaCAATACAATTACTAATTAACATACTAACATTTACCTgattatatgttttcttttcatAAATTCTTTTCAATGACAAACGTTACTAGTTAGTTTTCTCTAAAGTTAATATTTAAACGTGAATGTTTGGATGATCTTTTTGAAATGCACTTTTAGATCACAAGACCACACTGGTATGTTTTCACAAACTTAACGGCGGTTAACATCGCATCTTGGTTTATCCGATGGACACGCGTAACAATTTCTCGTCCGCTAAACCCTTATCGCCTGTCATATTCACTTTCAATCCCTccattttaattggaaaaaggATAATCCCAAAGTATAAAGCATCCAATAGTGTGTCGTTTCTGCCACTTAGGATTCTACACTTTTGTCCTACATGGCACTTATTTGGCTATTTCTggacatatataattatgtatgtataaactGTCTGTGTGGTTGAATCAGGCACTCTTATTTGCTTTGCTTGGGAAAATGTATTTCTGTAATTGAAAGAGCCCTCACTTAGAGACTTTGAGTATCCTTGTTACGACTTTTACATCACAAAAGAAGAAAACTGGCTACAATAACCCAAAAATGTTTTGACATAaaggcaagggtgtagtgccacATTTGTGGCTAATTGGCAAATATTGGCAAGAAACAAGCCAATCACAAGCCGCCACGtgtttaaagatttttttgcCAAAAACTAGTCAAACTTTGTCAAATTACATGCTATAGTCCCAATTTTTTGCTAATTTGCcaattgaaaatattttcaaaagaaaccttacacttttattaaaaacacaatacaactaaataaaacattatatttatttaaaacataaaacacacaaatacttaaaaaataaaaaacaagatcACTAAACATCGATATCTAGATCTCCCATGTGCTCCGTAATTTCACGACGTAACATGTAATGCGTCTCTTCGTTACGTAAGCGATAGAGAAAATTAGGGTCGGTAGCACGAATATCGTTAGGAGGATCCCTGATGTACACCGGTGATATCGCGTTGCCGTCGTCCTTGAGTATcatgttatataaaataacacacacatacatctcGTTAATGATCTTTTCTTTGTCCCTCATTCGTGCCGGTCGTTCGATGATCGCCCACTTGTTATTCAGAAGCCTGAATGCTCGCTCAACGTCTTTTCTCGCGGACTCTTGGAGTTTCTTCAAAACCTTCTCCTTTCTCGCGACCGGGTATGCATACGCCTTGAGAAAACAAGACCATAGTGGATAAATACCATCCCCTAGATAGTATCCTCTATCGTAACGGTGCCCGTTTACGGTAAAGCCGTACTCAGGAGACTTCCCATTCACCTCGGGAATAAACTATGGCGATTGCTTCAGAATATTGATGTCATTTTTTGAGCCCACAACACCGAAATACGCATGCCAAAACCATAAATCATAGGAAGCAACGACCTCAAGTATGATAGTCGGGCGGTCATGATCACCCCAGTGGTATTGCCCACGCAAACTATGTGGACAATTTCTCCAACTCCAGTGGTTACAGTCGATGCTACCGATCATGCCAGGAAAATGATGTCGGGATTCATGCGCTTCATATAAACACGCAACATCGTGGCTAGTCGGAGAACGCAAATACTCTTCACCATAAAGATACTTTATGGCAATGCAAAAGTTGTCTAGACACTCACGAGTCGTTCTAGTAGAGAACGACAACCCCTCATCATAGTTGTCAGCGAGGTTGCCGTACGCGAGTTGCCGTAGCGCGAACATGCACTTTTGAATCGCCGAGAACCCTCTAATACATGCCGCATTCGCCGAAGACCGAAACCATGGAAATGCTGTAGTGATATCTTCCACgattttcaaaaacaacctCCTCGACATACGATATCTTTGGCGAAAGACATCGTCCTCAAACATCGGCTCATCCACAAAGTACATGTTCATCAATCTTTCATGAGTCGAGTGTCGATCTCTCCAAATATATCTTCGTGGGTTTGTAGAAGAAGATCCAGTGTCTTCTTCTAAGGCTGCAAGAGCAACAAACGCCAAAAACTCAAAGCCGCCAGAAGAAGACGACGACGAGAATTCAGGAATTATATACACGGGTAGTTCATCGTCATACATTTTGCCTTATGAAATTTGATAGTTTGGTGTTTGTTGTATGTGATAGTAGTGGTGTATGTGATAGTttgttgtttgattgtttgataaatatgtttttGCATGTATAGAAgatggaaaaggaaaaaaaaaagctccCAACGTTCAAATctcacaaaaaacaaaaaaaaaaaggtcaacaAGGATGCTCCCTACGTTCACTTTGATCgcccaaaactagccgatgtagCATGCCAATTCttgccgattaaacttgccgaTACTTGCCGAGTGACGTGCTATAGCATTGCCGATTTGCCGATTTAGCCGAtggtttttgccgataaaaTTAGCCAACTACACCCTTTCCCTAAAGGATTACGAAAATATGTTATCCATAACAAcattgtatatttgtaattaataattactaGCATAGTACCTACGCAATACAACGGTCGTCGTGACGGCGACAAcgtggtggtggaggtgactGTTAGTGGTGAAGGCGGCGTCAAATTTAATGTAAAAgattaataaagatattttaaaagataaaggattatAGTGTGATTTAATCAATAAGGTTAAGGGGATGgtatatgtgaaaatattttaaagagtgCAAAATGAAAATATCACATATTtccaacattttcaaaaataaaatgttattttcttttatataaaatagtatatgtatgaaaaaagttattttaccTTTATATATACACTTACACACATATTGctaagaaaattgaaaaatgtattataatataattaaatacatttatCGTTGAAATTAATGAACTAAATTGTAAGAATACGATTCactaaaataacattttattgataaatatattcGAATTACAACAACATAATACAAACTACAAGAAACTAAAATACATTAACAGAAATGAACAACAAGAAACAAGGCACTCTAGCTGGGGATATGGTTAAACCAAGGTCTCTGAAAATTAATTTCGGGTCACCAAAGTGAACCCGTCAGTTCCCATGGTATAACAGCCTAAGCAGTATGTACTGTCGAAGTTATCATAGCACCCAGAAATATACTTGAACAAGTGAACGTAAGTTAGTAGAAAGAGAGAAACTCATTTTCTGGTTTGAGCCAGATTTGTAAGTAAGTGTGTCTTTTTCTGTTAGAGGTGTTGGTGAAGTTGTAACTGATCAAGTAATCTTGATCATCTTATGTGAAAGGTTAGAGAAGTGGAAGACACTTGTTAGCTTGCATGATTAGCTAACAGGTGTCACACTTAAGTTGTAGCTAGTGTGGAACCAGGTGTTAAACTAGGAACTATTCACTCCACTGAGCCATGAAGTCGAGCTGAGCTGAGCCACATTACGCCTCACCACCCACAACCTCGGTCTTAGTCCCGGGCGCGGGCGCGTCGGATGCTTCGCAACCTCCTTGCCAACTTGGGGTGTGGCTCATAATAAAGAATTATTATTCTTCCAACACTTCTCTttataaacacacttaatgttGATATCTTTAGCAATGTGGGACAAGCCCACATTATTAAATAGTAATACAATACACTATCATGTTACAATAAAAGATATCTATTCACATTagataattttatgtttaacaTATTTATTTCAACACatgaaactaaataaaaacaTCATGGATCTAGTAATAAGTGTTTGCTTGGATGATTTTCAAGTTATAGCTGCTCTTCCAAGAGTAAACACATATTCACTTGTGGATTTGAAATCTTTTTTATAGGATATCCAATTATCATCACTGTATCCTTCTAATAGTTTCGGCCAAAATGCAACCCATAATTCCTTGTATATCTTATAAACCTAGTCATAGCCTCCCAATGCTCCAAACTAGGATTACAATTATATCTACTTAGCCTACTAACAACATAGGCTAAGTCTGGTTTAGTACTTGTCATGAGATACATTAGGTTGCCAATTACCCTTGAGTATTCCAATTGAGCAACACCTTCACCTCTATTCTTCGATAGATGTTGTGGGGTATCTATTGGAGATTGAGCTACTTTTGAGTCCTCATGACtgaatttcttaaggattttgTCCACAAGTTGCGTCACTAAAACGccacattacgcctcatcgcCCACGAGGCCACGACCCCCGTCCTCGTCCCGGTCCTAGGCGTGTCGGGTGCGAATCCTTGCCAACTTGGGGTGTGACTCATTATAAGGAATAATTATTCCCCCAACACTTCTACttataaacacacttaataTTTATACCTCTAGTAATGTGGGACAAACCCACATtattaaatacgagtaataatacaAAACACTATCATGTTACAATAAAAGATATCTATTCACATTagattattttatgtttaacatatttatttctaacacattaaactaaataaaacataaaatttccaacaaaaattaatattttaggaTGAGGatttttacatttttgaaaacataTTACTTTATGAGTTTATGTTGTGTGttttaatatgtattttatgaAT
Coding sequences within:
- the LOC122592616 gene encoding uncharacterized protein LOC122592616 codes for the protein MAAGSTSTNVPCPHVIGSTVVELSRNNRTLAPSQLARISCKNSANNGLPIKGGDRRLTSSRSLGVEGPSCLFVGPIESASQETLEALYRQARDAYYSGKPLIVDDMFDRVELKLRWYGSKYVVKYPRCSLRQQSTYADAEEDPAQVFALASVWLLFLGFGSSACLVPVVYTIGQAFKDALDSGFAMSSQAPVIEFFAMMNGMLVMMLGSLIGYPVATASVGALQGLWKNDLVAIKGACPNCGEEVFAFVRSNKFNYSPHKAECHVCECLLEFRTKVERPIARPGKRWVYGRIYLIRRRRMNREQRWT
- the LOC122591376 gene encoding uncharacterized protein LOC122591376, with product MYDDELPVYIIPEFSSSSSSGGFEFLAFVALAALEEDTGSSSTNPRRYIWRDRHSTHERLMNMYFVDEPMFEDDVFRQRYRMSRRLFLKIVEDITTAFPWFRSSANAACIRGFSAIQKCMFALRQLAYGNLADNYDEGLSFSTRTTRECLDNFCIAIKYLYGEEYLRSPTSHDVACLYEAHESRHHFPGMIGSIDCNHWSWRNCPHSLRGQYHWGDHDRPTIILEFIPEVNGKSPEYGFTVNGHRYDRGYYLGDGIYPLWSCFLKAYAYPVARKEKVLKKLQESARKDVERAFRLLNNKWAIIERPARMRDKEKIINEMYVCVILYNMILKDDGNAISPVYIRDPPNDIRATDPNFLYRLRNEETHYMLRREITEHMGDLDIDV